From the Lactuca sativa cultivar Salinas chromosome 9, Lsat_Salinas_v11, whole genome shotgun sequence genome, the window TCACTGCTCGACTTAAACCCAAGTATCTTATTTGTCGAACCCCAAAGATGTCACCACGAAATATACATTTTGGATCCTAAAAAGGACATCTTTCATGCCACTGTTTTGTTACAACAGCATCAATAGTTTGGATCCTAAAAGGAACCACTTTGATGCCCTTGGCTTTGTTTACAAGGACCACTTGTGTTAAAACTTAAAACTGGCCTATGAAGGACCAAATTGGAGTATAGCAAGAATCTAGGGACCAAGAATGTTTTTCACGAAAAAAGCAAAAAGCAAAAGATGATAGAAGATGGGTTTTCTgacattttgatatttttgtcGCTTTGATTTGTCCTCAAAAGGAATGCACCATGTGTGCTCCTGCAGATGCCAACTGCAACACACTCAACCCACCCACAAAAAAAAATCTCATAATTCAAGATGGTATCTTAACTTCACAGAAAACAGAGaattcaactttttttttattaatttattatgattATGGTGTTCTACAAACATAACAAGTCAGCTATTGCATCTTCCATCTTTAACAGATTATTGTGTCACTTAATAGGCTAAAACCAACTCTATGTCTGATTTATACCTTGTGaaattttttctatttatttgaatcaaataTAGCTAGGGAAACGCATTAGAGACTAATACTAATCAACATCAGAAATACAACCATAAGTTTACGTCAGAATAAGGATTAACACACACATCAGCTACCAATAAAAGGTTAGTGATTACAAACCAtattagaaaataaaaagaaaaaccaTATTCTTGAAGATTAGGGAGggagtcatcatcatcatcatcatcatcatcatcatcatatgaGTCAACATTATCCACCACCAGTCAACCAGTGTCACCTCTATCGATAGTAAGTATGTTGGTAGGCCGGAGCCATACCATTTCCATACCCACCATAAGCCGGATAGTTCATCGGAGGAGTACCTGGGTACGACAGCGGTGGAGACAGCGGTGCTGCCTCCGGCGAGTAGGCGGCGTAAGGCGGACTCCTGGTTCCGTGCACATACATTGGCGGTGGGACAGAGTATGATGGGACTCCGGTGGGGTATTGGGTGTGTGACGGGGACCTCACAAAGGTGGGCGGTGCCGGAAAAGATGAGACGTAGGCGGTGGTGATACGGCCGGCCTTGGCGGGTGGCATGGGGCCCACGTTGCTGGCTCGGGTTCTTTTGTTGGCGGGACCTACGGCGGCTGGCCTCTTTTTCTCGACCTTGACCTTTTCCAGCTGCTCGAGTCGTTTCTTTAGGTTCTCGGGAGGGAACTCGGCCTCGAGTTTGTATTCTTCAATGCATTTGATGACTGCTTTGAGTGCAGATTGCTCTTTTCGTGCAGCTAAATGCTGAGTAAAAACAAAACAGGACAAGGATCATCAACTAAATAATTAGAAATATTACTTACATACATATAAAGAGGGTTAATTTGGTTAAGAAAATGAAACAAGATACCACAGCACGGCTGGAATTGTTGGGATCTTCAAGAATAGATGTTGCGGCCTTTTTAGCATCCTTTAGAAAAGCTTTTAGCAAACAAACAGGGGGAAACCTGTCTACAAGACCAACTTCGTGAGTGAAATGCACAGCATCAACCTGTTGTCCCTTGCTGATTAGTTCTTCAATCATATCTGCATCACAATAATTGCGTAAAGATTTAAACCCACAAAACTAACGTATTGTACTGGGATTCAataaatcaagaaaaagaaaccccTTAACAAAAGATTTAATAATTCGTTAATTACTGATAAATTCTAAAGTTTTAAAGGCCGACATTGAATTTCAGGTAAATTCTATACTATAAAGCTCTAAAGTTCAAATATCAAAAAACTGGAACAAGGTACAGATGCTAGCTCATAATAATTGTGAATTGTGATCATTCATTACAGATGCTAGCAGAACATTTAAAGATGCATTATGGATGGTAGCATATAACTGTGATAATTCATAATCTTTCCAACGACCAAAATTAATGAGAAAAACATAGAAATTGAGTGCAAAACGCAGGGAaatgaagaatatatatatataccaggcATTTTATCAGCAAGGCCAAGGGAAACAGCGAGCTTAGGCATCTGCTTACGCCATGCTGAACCAACAACAAGCTTCCTATACAAATCAAGATCCTCATTTTTCACAATTCCAAAAGTCACCAGATGCTGGAAGAAGGTATGGACATCAGGAGCCTTAACGTTCTCGATGCCACCGCGCTGGTCTAAACTCTCCTTCCACTTCTCAGCAATCTCTTTGGCGCTCTTCTTCACACTCGGCGTCACCAAAACCCTCGACTTCCCCAGAATCGGATCAACCATCACCGGAATCAAACTCTCAAGTATCAAAACACAAGCCCAACTTAAATCATTCACGCACAAAGCCCTCTTGTCCACCGGAAAAACCTCCGAAATTGCCTCCAACACAAACCTAGCTGGATCTGCGCACTCCGCTAAAGCCGACGGAATTTGAGCCCGCATCAACTCCATTTCCTTCTTCTTACTAGCTACAAACCCCCAAAACCCTAACGAATCCATCTTCACACAATACGATTTCAACCTCAAAAGCAAACCCTCGGAATCGTCAACTTCTGGATTATCTTCGCCATCATCGCATTTACTGGTTCCGACTGCAGCCGCTGCGGCTTGCACGGCAGCTTCAACTTTTCGTAGAGCGATGGAGACGGAGTTTTCGATCGTAGTTTCGCGCTCCTCCAGAGAACTCAGAGACGCTTTCGTTTCGGTGTCTAGGGTCTTGATCTTGTCCTTAATTGCATCTGATTTCTTTAGGAGGCTTTGCTCGAGCGACGTGAAGTGATCTGAGAGCTCTTTCCAGAGAAGAGTGCAGCTGGTCATAAGTGATGTCTGTCGTTGGAATTCATCGAAGCTTGGTGCCTGAGTTGATTCACCGGGATCGGGTATCGAAATTGAACCCATATCTCGAATCTGGTATCAAAGATTACTACGGCATGGAGGAGGAGAAGAACAGAAGaaggagaaagaagaaagaagccctagaattctagagagagagagaatgataaaggCAGATTGACGGAAGATGACGTGGCGGCTGAGGTAGTGGGACCAAAAAAGGTAAAGGTTGTGATGGGGGTGCGTAGGATAAGGAAACCGTAGTGAACCGACCGTACGTGTTGAAACAGTCGGTTCAATTATTGTAGTGACCGCGTGATGTCTTTCCCTTTAAAGTTCCAAAGGCTCGCTGCTCGCACATGATCATCATCTTTACGCTACTTATCCATACATTATTACATTTGGAGTTTGGATTTTTATCATAAAAATCTAAACTTGTGAACAAATATTCAATTTAGTCCCTAatattttataaacaaaataacttaggAAACCGGATAAATTAAACATATCGGTCCTTCTCATCCAGTCACCCACGTTTAGCCGGTTGCGTATGTTGATGTGTCTAGGCATTGATGAGGTGGTTGTTGACTCATTAAATGAGGTTGGAATTAAAAAGGAGATCCTTTTATAGATCGCAACCCTCTTCATTCTTGCCCTAAAACTCATTGATGTCGTGTACATCATATGTGTCAAGCCAAAGAGCAAACCAATTGAGAACTAGGTGTTATTGTGGTGATCATGTAGGAAGATGGGCATCTTTGACTCCCTTAAACATAGGAAGAAGGTTCATCGGTTGCCTCAAATTCCAAGATGAACTCAAATACTGCAAGTATTTTCGTTAGGTCGATCCTCATCTACCTTGCTAAGGGTATGCAACCCTCATCTACAATGTTCATGTGGAGAACCTTataatatttgaaaacttttcagaACAACCAGTGGAGAACCTGTTTGGAAACTTGATGGAACAACCTCCACAACTACAAGTGGAAGAATTGGCCATTCAACAAGGGAATCAAGGTGGAAGATGGAAATCCATGACTTTTTATGTCTTTTTGGTTTGCTATTGTGTTTGGCTTGGTTGTATTGAAATATTGACAGCATGCCTTTGTCAAGGTGGTAGTAATGTGCTTTGGTTAGGACTAAGGATGTTAAGGGTAGTGTCATTGTGGTTGTTTTTAGCTTGCTTATTTTGATGTATGAATCCTATGTAATGTATCATCTTATTATGAAATGAAGTTAGAAGTTTATGTAATTAAAGTGGAGTTGTGTCATCTTATTATAAAATAAACAATGACCGGAATCAATTACAAATGGAATGAACATTGAGTGGAATCAATAAAGATATGGAATCAAGATTTGTTGGAATCATCAAATATTGACTGAAATCAATAACAAATGGAATGAACAATGACAAGAATCATGTAATATTGGAATCAACCATTACTATAATGAACAATGCTTCAAATCAATAAAGATTGGGATCAAGAATTGTTGGGATCATCAAAAATTTGATTGGAATCAATAACAAATGGAATGAACAATGAAAAGAATCATGTAACAGTGAAATCAACCATGACATGAATCACCTATGACTGGCATCAACCATGATATAAATCAACCATGATTGGAATCATCCATTAACATGTACTAACCTAAGCAATATAAGCAACATCACTCAACAAATTTACCATGACTAATATAAGCATAATTAACCATCAACATGTACTAATATAAACCAAATTGTATGTAAGTTATACCCTAAGCCAAAGTTTGTACAAGATGGGCTATACACAAAAGGGGCTAACAACATCTACCCTTGGTTAAAGATTGTACATGTTTTAACAAAAGAAGGGTTTAACAACACCCTAATCTAGATTGACTGGCTTGTTTAAAGACATCCTTTTTCCCATCCTTGGTAACCACACACTTCTTTAACTTTATTTATGTTATCCTTTATAAAGGCTTCCTCTTTCTCACTCCATTCTCATATTGTGACCAATGTATGCCTTCATCATCATGTGATTTAAGGACTACTACATCATTAGGGAGTGCTTCATCATGGACTACATTTTCATGGACTGCCTCTTTTGCATCTTCATGGCCTACATCTTTAGGGAGTGCTTCTTTAGGGCCTGCATCTTCTGGGTCTGCATCTTTAGGGAGTGCTTCTTTAGGGCCTGCATCTTCAGGGAGTGCTTCATCATTTACTTCATCTTCAATAATAACATTCTTAAGTGTAAATTCTTGAGTATCAACACTAACATCCCCATCCTATAACAACAACAATACATAAATTAAATGTCAAGAGAAGTATGTTACTATATATGATAGAAAAACAAATCTGAGACTTGTCAATCTCCACAGATTCTTGTCTCACCCATTCATACTCAGTCAAATCCTCTTCAGTTAAACCAAGTCATCCCATGATTTCTTTAGTATTGTAAATTGAGGCTCT encodes:
- the LOC111902147 gene encoding FRIGIDA-like protein 4a; the encoded protein is MGSISIPDPGESTQAPSFDEFQRQTSLMTSCTLLWKELSDHFTSLEQSLLKKSDAIKDKIKTLDTETKASLSSLEERETTIENSVSIALRKVEAAVQAAAAAVGTSKCDDGEDNPEVDDSEGLLLRLKSYCVKMDSLGFWGFVASKKKEMELMRAQIPSALAECADPARFVLEAISEVFPVDKRALCVNDLSWACVLILESLIPVMVDPILGKSRVLVTPSVKKSAKEIAEKWKESLDQRGGIENVKAPDVHTFFQHLVTFGIVKNEDLDLYRKLVVGSAWRKQMPKLAVSLGLADKMPDMIEELISKGQQVDAVHFTHEVGLVDRFPPVCLLKAFLKDAKKAATSILEDPNNSSRAVHLAARKEQSALKAVIKCIEEYKLEAEFPPENLKKRLEQLEKVKVEKKRPAAVGPANKRTRASNVGPMPPAKAGRITTAYVSSFPAPPTFVRSPSHTQYPTGVPSYSVPPPMYVHGTRSPPYAAYSPEAAPLSPPLSYPGTPPMNYPAYGGYGNGMAPAYQHTYYR